The following coding sequences are from one Triticum aestivum cultivar Chinese Spring chromosome 5A, IWGSC CS RefSeq v2.1, whole genome shotgun sequence window:
- the LOC123103089 gene encoding putative receptor protein kinase ZmPK1 → MVPVLPTHLATVSLLSFVALVSSAANRDILRPGTSLAIEAYQSEILQSPDGTFSCGFYGVYDNAFTFSIWYSKAANKTVVWSANRDRPVHSRRSALTLHKDGNMVLTDYDDAVVWQADDDGNSRRNVQHVQLLDTGNLVMKNTSGTIIWQSFDSPTDTLLPAQRITAATKLVPTTQSRAPGNYIFRFNDISVLSLIYDVPEVSDIYWPNPDNSVYENNRSRYNSTRLAILDNNGILASSDFADGVLLKASDAAPGIRRRLTLDPDGNLRLYSLNDSDGVWSVSMVAISQPCTIHGICGQNGICHYSPEPMCSCPPGYVMTNPGNWTQGCTASFNIPCHDQEPMKFVKLPHTDFWGSDQKRLLGVSFEACRNSCINDCTCKGFQYQQGAGSCYPKALLFNGKSCATPSVRTIYLKLPARLSVSGTPIPQSNVLDPAPPRLDCNQMSKGIRHPFPDLRKTGDEELNWIYLYSFIVAIFVFEVSFMTFAWFFVLRREMRPSEMWAAEEGYRVMTSHFRRYSYRELVEATRKFRVELGRGSSGTVYKGVLEDERPVAVKKLENVSRGKEEFQAELSVIGRIYHMNLARIWGFCSEGSHRLLVCEYVENGSLANILFNDQKTVVLDWKQRFNIALGVAKGLAYLHHECLEWVIHCDVKPENILLDTNFEPKITDFGLAKLLNRGGATQNMSQVRGTIGYIAPEWVSSLPITAKVDVYSYGVVLLELLSGTRVSELAVGSGAEVHGMLQKLVRVLADKLGGHEESSINEFVDPELGGRFSYVQARTMIKLAVSCLQEDRNKRPTMESVVQTLLPFDEASS, encoded by the coding sequence ATGGTTCCTGTTCTTCCAACACACCTTGCCACTGTCTCCCTTCTCTCCTTTGTCGCACTAGTCTCGAGCGCTGCAAATCGAGACATCCTGCGGCCAGGAACCTCTCTCGCCATCGAAGCCTACCAAAGTGAGATCCTGCAATCACCGGATGGCACCTTCTCCTGTGGCTTCTATGGCGTCTATGACAACGCCTTCACCTTCTCAATATGGTACTCCAAGGCAGCCAACAAGACCGTCGTCTGGAGTGCGAACCGCGACCGGCCCGTCCACTCCAGGAGGTCAGCCCTGACCTTGCACAAGGATGGCAACATGGTCCTCACAGATTACGATGACGCGGTTGTGTGGCAAGCTGATGATGATGGCAACTCCCGCAGAAATGTTCAGCATGTTCAGCTGCTGGACACTGGGAATCTCGTAATGAAGAACACCAGCGGCACGATAATATGGCAAAGTTTTGATTCACCGACAGACACGCTCCTACCAGCCCAGCGCATCACGGCTGCGACAAAGTTGGTCCCAACAACCCAGTCACGTGCTCCTGGTAACTACATCTTCCGTTTCAATGATATATCAGTGCTATCACTTATATATGATGTTCCTGAGGTTTCGGATATATACTGGCCAAACCCTGATAACAGTGTGTACGAAAATAACAGAAGCCGGTATAACAGTACTAGATTGGCAATTCTAGACAATAATGGGATCCTTGCATCTAGTGATTTTGCTGATGGAGTGCTACTTAAGGCCTCTGATGCAGCGCCAGGGATTAGGAGAAGGCTAACTCTTGACCCTGATGGTAATCTCCGGCTGTACAGCCTGAACGACTCAGATGGGGTGTGGTCAGTTTCAATGGTAGCAATCTCCCAACCTTGTACTATCCATGGTATATGCGGTCAGAATGGAATCTGTCATTACTCGCCTGAACCAATGTGTTCATGCCCACCGGGTTATGTGATGACCAACCCGGGTAACTGGACCCAAGGCTGCACGGCTAGTTTCAACATACCATGTCATGATCAGGAACCTATGAAGTTTGTGAAACTCCCGCACACGGATTTCTGGGGATCTGATCAGAAGCGCCTTCTGGGAGTTTCCTTTGAGGCTTGTAGGAACAGTTGCATCAATGACTGCACCTGCAAAGGCTTTCAATACCAGCAAGGTGCAGGGTCATGCTACCCGAAAGCTCTTCTTTTCAATGGAAAGAGCTGCGCGACACCCAGCGTGCGAACAATATATCTCAAACTTCCTGCCAGGTTGAGTGTTTCAGGTACACCTATTCCTCAGTCCAATGTATTGGATCCCGCGCCTCCTCGTCTCGACTGCAATCAGATGAGCAAAGGAATCAGACATCCATTTCCAGATTTGCGCAAAACTGGGGATGAAGAATTAAATTGGATCTACCTTTACAGTTTCATAGTTGCAATTTTTGTTTTTGAAGTTTCTTTCATGACATTCGCATGGTTCTTTGTCTTGAGAAGAGAGATGAGGCCATCAGAAATGTGGGCTGCTGAGGAAGGTTACAGGGTGATGACTAGCCATTTTCGAAGATACAGTTACAGAGAGCTTGTTGAGGCAACAAGAAAGTTCAGAGTTGAGCTAGGAAGGGGAAGCTCAGGCACTGTGTATAAAGGTGTCCTAGAAGATGAAAGGCCAGTGGCTGTGAAGAAGCTGGAAAATGTAAGTCGAGGCAAGGAAGAGTTTCAAGCTGAGCTGAGCGTAATTGGGAGGATCTACCACATGAATTTGGCCAGAATATGGGGGTTTTGCTCAGAAGGGTCACACAGGCTGTTGGTTTGTGAGTACGTGGAGAACGGATCCCTGGCAAACATTTTGTTCAATGACCAAAAGACTGTCGTGCTGGACTGGAAGCAAAGGTTTAATATCGCATTGGGTGTCGCGAAAGGATTGGCCTATCTTCACCATGAGTGCTTAGAATGGGTCATCCATTGTGATGTGAAACCTGAGAATATATTGTTGGACACAAACTTTGAGCCTAAGATCACTGACTTTGGGTTGGCAAAGTTGCTAAACAGAGGCGGAGCCACACAGAACATGTCGCAGGTACGAGGAACAATAGGTTACATAGCTCCTGAGTGGGTTTCAAGCCTCCCAATCACGGCGAAAGTCGATGTTTATAGTTACGGAGTTGTTTTGCTTGAGCTTTTATCTGGGACAAGAGTTTCAGAGCTGGCTGTAGGTTCAGGTGCAGAGGTGCATGGCATGCTGCAGAAGCTTGTCAGGGTGCTTGCTGATAAACTGGGAGGACATGAAGAATCATCGATTAATGAATTTGTTGACCCTGAATTGGGTGGACGATTCAGCTATGTCCAAGCAAGAACAATGATCAAGTTGGCTGTTTCCTGCTTGCAGGAAGATAGAAACAAGAGGCCAACCATGGAATCTGTAGTTCAGACTCTCCTGCCGTTTGACGAAGCTAGTAGTTAG